A single region of the Duganella sp. BuS-21 genome encodes:
- a CDS encoding TIGR00730 family Rossman fold protein — MLSNKSVCVYCGANPGASPRFAEEARALARALVERNLSLVYGGGKVGLMGVIADEVLRLGGEVTGVIPTALVEREVGHMGLTRQFIVKDMHERKAMMAELAGGFIAMPGGLGTLEELFEMLTWAQLGIHAKPIGLLNVDGYYDGLITFVRHATEQELVRPQHAALMMVESDAEALLRRFIS, encoded by the coding sequence CTGTTATCAAATAAATCGGTCTGTGTGTATTGCGGCGCCAATCCCGGCGCGTCCCCGCGGTTTGCCGAAGAGGCGCGCGCGCTGGCGCGGGCGCTGGTGGAGCGCAATCTGTCGCTGGTCTATGGCGGTGGCAAGGTCGGCCTGATGGGCGTGATCGCCGACGAGGTGCTGCGCCTGGGCGGCGAAGTCACCGGTGTGATTCCCACGGCGCTGGTCGAGCGAGAAGTCGGCCACATGGGTCTGACGCGCCAGTTCATCGTCAAGGATATGCACGAGCGTAAAGCCATGATGGCGGAACTGGCGGGTGGCTTCATCGCCATGCCGGGCGGCCTGGGCACGCTGGAGGAGTTGTTTGAAATGCTGACGTGGGCGCAGTTGGGCATCCATGCCAAGCCGATCGGCCTGCTCAATGTGGACGGTTATTACGATGGCCTGATCACCTTCGTGCGCCACGCCACCGAACAGGAACTGGTGCGCCCGCAGCACGCCGCGCTGATGATGGTGGAGAGCGACGCCGAGGCGCTGCTGCGCCGTTTCATTAGCTGA